The window CATGGTTGCTGCGAAGGGCTGCACGCTGGTAATTTGCGATCCAATATGTACGCTGATGCCGCGAACCTCCAGCCAGCGCTGCTCTGCGGCCAGTGAATACAGGTAAAGCGCCTCCTCTATGGGCACACCGAATTTGTGTTCGTGCAATCCCGTGGAAATATAAGGATGCGTCTCTGCCACCACATCGGGATTAACGCGAAACGCCACCGGCGCTTTCTTCCTGGCGCGGCGGGCGCGCTCGGCCAGCAGGAGCATCTCGCTTTCGCTTTCCAGGTTGAACATCAGGATGCCCGCGCGCAGCGCCGCGTCCATCTCATCTGCGGTTTTGCCCACGCCTGAGAAAACCGTGCTCTGGGCCGCCCGCTTTCCCACGCGCAGTACCCGCTCCAGTTCGCCTCCCGAGACCACGTCAAATCCCGAGCCCATTTTGTACAAAAGGCGCAGCAGGGAAAGGTTAGAGTTCGCCTTGACCGAGTAACAGATGGTATGCGGAGCGCCTTTAAAGGCCCTGTCCATGGCCGCAAAACGCACACGGACGGTCTGCGCCGAGTAAACATAAGCCGGTGTGCCGAAGCGTGCGGCAATTTTAGCCAGCGGCGTGTGCTCGCAATGGAGCTCGAAAGTCTTGCTGGTTTTGCGATAGAGAAAAGCCGGTTGTCGGGCGATGAGGTTCGAGGGTTCAGGCATGGGATGGGTTAGGAATTCATAAGCTGTTTTAAGCCTTGGTCAACTTGATCTTCCAAATGTCATAAAGACGCGTGCAATGCCTGCTGGACCTCGGTACGCTCCATTTTGCCCGGCAAAGCAGGATCTACATAGTCTTTGTGGAGGATATCTATTTGTCCCCATCTATCTTATCGCAGGCTCGATATGAACTGGTGGGCCAATGGTTTTGGAGGGACACGATTTCAGAACTTCACGCCTCTTTCGCGGCCTTCGTTTTCTTCTTGGAATGCGCCGCTTCTTTCGCCTTGATCACCAGCACGGTTTGATCATCAAAGGTGGCGACTCCATCCGCATGTTGGTTCACCACCTGGAAAATAATCTCCAGGATGTCTTCCGCCGAGCGCTCCCAGTTTTCGCCCACCAGCTTTTCCACGCGTGGGCGGCCCATGGTTTCGCCGGCATAGTTGGTGGCATCAACAATACCATCGCTCAGCAAAACGCACACATCGCCTGGGGCGAGGGGTAACAGGAATTCTTCATACTCGGCGTCTTCAAAAAACCCCAGCGGCAGTCCTGTTGCCTGCACAATTTCAACCACGCCCTTCTTGCACAGGATAGGCCTCGGCATGCCCGAATTGGCCACCTGCAGGGTCCGGTCATTTTCATCCCAAATAGCGTACAGCATGGCCACGAATTGCGCTTCGATGCGACGTTCAATGAGGGCGGAGTTAAGCAAAGTCAGCATCTCGGCTGCATCCGGTTCATCGGCCGCGCTGGAACGCAGCAGTCCGCTGACCAGCGCGGCGTACAGCGCGGCACGCACTCCCTTGCCGCTTACATCAGCCGTGGCGATCCCCGTGCGTCCACCCATATAAGTGATGAAGTCGTACATATCGCCACCGACGGCGTGCGCCGGCACATAGCGAGCGGCAAACTCAACTCCTTTAAGCACCGGACAACTGGAAGGCAACAACCCGAACTGTAGCTCGCGTGCTGTGGCCAAGTCTTGCTCGATGCGCTGTTCTTCTTTGGCGAGCTGTTGATACAGCCGCGCATTTTCGATGGCAATGGCCACCTGTGCCGCCAGCGTGCTGATGGTTTTGCGATGGTCATCGGTGAAATATCCGCGGCGCGTGTGCTCCAGGTCAAGCACTCCAATCACGCTGCCTTTGTAAATCAGCGGCACGCACAGCTCGGAGCGGGTTTCCGGGTTAAGCTGGATGTAGCGTTCATCCTTTTGCACGTCCGACACCAGTACTGCAGTTTTCTCTCGCGCCGCGTAACCCACCAGGCCGGTGCCGATTGGGATATCGTGCTTCAGCGGCACATTTTCTTTATAGCGGACGCTGAAGCGGTGCTCCAGCTTGGTCTGGGTCTGGTCGAGCAGCAGGATACTGAACATCTGGTAATCAATCAGCCGGGTCAACAGCTCAGCGATGCGCCGCAAAAGCTCATCGAGATTGAGAATTGAAGTCAGCTCCTGGCTGATTTCATTGAGCACGGTGAGCGTCTGTGCCTGGCGTGAGACGCGGGTATAGAGCCGCGCATTTTCAATGCCCGCGGCGATGCGGGAAGCGATTAATGTAAGCAGGCGGCGGTGCTCTTCGTTAAAGTAACCGGCCTCGCGGGCCTCCACGTCAATGACCCCTACGACGCGATTTTTTACGATGAGCGGGACTGCCAGCTCCGAGCGCTGCCCCTTGACCACTCCGATGTAGCGGCTCTCTTTGGAGATATCGTCAACCAGCACCGCCTCGCGCCGTTGCGCAGCCAGCCCCGTCACGCCTTCACCCACCTTGATGCGGGTTCGTTCCTTGGTCTCTTGGGAGTGGCCGATGGCAAAGCGCATGCGCATCTCCTGCGTTTTCTCGTTGAGCAGCAGGATGCTGAAGACTTCGTAATCAATCACCCGCCGGGTCAACTCGGCCGTGCGCGTGAGCAAAGTATCGAGGTCGAGCGTGGTATTGACCACCTCGGCCACCTCGACCAGAAAGGTTTCCATATTGAGCACACCAGCGGGCGAGGCGCCGGCAGGGTTGATTTGGCTGGTGGTTCCGCTCAGAGGCTTGCTCCCAGTTGTTGCATGATCTCGACGCCGCTGCTGGTGCCAATGCGGTTGGCGCCAGCCTTTACCATGGCGGCCACGGCGGTTGCGGTGCGGATGCCGCCCGAGGCCTTCACTCCGGCGCGGCTTCCCACCACTCCGCGCATAAGTGCGACGTCATCTATGGTCGCGCCCGCGCCATTCAACCCGGTCGAGGTCTTGACGAAATCCGCACCTGCAGCAACCGCCAGCTCGCAGGCAAGAATTTTTTCGTCTACGGTGAGGAAGCAGGTTTCAAGGATCACCTTCAGCAGCGCACCCGCGCCGTGCGCCACCTCCGCGACTGCGCGGATATCATTTTCAACCAGCACGCGGTCTTTGGCCTTGATTGCCGGGATGTTGATGACCATGTCCAGCTCCTGCGCACCCACGCGCACCAAGTCGGCGGCTTCGGCGCGTTTGCTGCTGGTGAGGTTGGCGCCCAGAGGGAAGCCCACGGTTGATCCCGTCTTGACTGGGCTGGAGTGCAGCGCCGAAGCAACCATGGCAACATGCGTAGGGTTTACAAAAACTGAGGCGAACCCGAAGTGCAGCGCCTCCTGGCAAAGTGTGACGACCTGTTCGCGGGTAACGTTTGGCCTGATGAGGGAGTGATCAATAAGTCGTGCAACTTCGCCCCAGTCTGAAAGATTGACTTTTTCCAGAGGGTTCGCAATCAGAGTACTGGACATCGAAGAAATTGTAGCACCACTCCATGAGAATTCTTTTAAGTCAAAAAAGGGTTCTTCTTGCTCGCAAGCCGCGTGCGCGGTCGCGATCATCGGATATTCATGCTGCAAGATCTCCTCGGCAACAGTAATTCCAAGTAAGCCGGACAGGCGATCTATTTCAACGAGGTCGCTGTTCTGGTCCTCAAAAAACCACCTGCTCGCAATGGAGGCATTTAACCAAGGATCATTTCTAATGCCGTTGAGCCGATCCCGGCTGTCCTCTGCAACTCCTATTCCAAAGACTTGATTTGCAGGACTAGCGAAACGGGCGCGGCTGTCGTTTTTGCGTCTACCTTGTCCGGCTCGGCTTTCAAGCGCCAACCTTCATCCTGCGCTTCCATCGTCATCTGGTAGCGCGAATTCTCTCCCGTGAAGAACCACATCTCGTCGCGGGTGTCTGTTTCCCCGCTGTCATTCTTCATGATGTTTTCATTGAATCGGAGGTTCGAGTAGCACGCCGACAGCTCCGTCTTCATACGGTCGTACTGGGGTTTTATCTCCGCCATGGTTTTAGCCCGACGCACCTCGCAGAGGTAGAACATATGCTTTCCGCCGCCGGAGACGGGCGGATGGACCTTGCACGCGGATTGCGCATCCGGCTGGAGCTTCCCTTCGTACTCGCCCGCCGCGTCCGGCTTCAGCGAACGGATCGTGGCGTATTCGGTTGTCCTGGCAGCCAATACCTTTTCGACGAAGCGGCAGAGCGGTACCGTTGCCGACATCTCCTTTGCCGCCGCTGTTTTTGGCTCCTCGGGTGCGGGAGCCGTATCTGTAACGGACAACTCTACATCCACTCCCGGCTTGCCGGAAGGCTGCCGGCTGACCAGTTCGGCGATGAGTCCAATATCAGACAGGTCGAGTTTCACTTCAAAGCCGGGTTGCTGCAAGCTCAATTCCCAAACCTCTTCGCGCTTGCTTTCTTCGCCTTCTCGGTGCTCCTCGAAGGTTCCGTTGGGAAAGCAGGCGCGCAACTCCGCGGCAGCATTTTCGTAGACGGGCTTGGAATCAGGCAGGGTACGGAGAGGACCCAACTGGCAGGTGTAGCCCGGCGGTATTTCATCTTTCTTGCCGCGCCGCAAGTACAACGTGCATACCGTATCGCTGTCCGGACTCTGCGTGCCCTTGAATATCGTGGGTTTCTCTCCAGGTGTGACGGGCAGGACCGTGTCCTGTTCACCCTTGAAGCTGTTAAACTCCTCCGGCGCGGCTGCCACCAGCTTCTTCACGAACGCGCAGAACGGAGTTTGCGGGGCACTTTCCGTCTTCTTCTCTGGTGTACTTTTTCTATGTGCGGGCTTTGCTGTTTGGGCATGCAGCATTGTGTGGGCCCCCGCCAGCATGGCAATTGTCGCCAGTGCAACCCTGACTCGACTACTTTTCATCGACCTCTCCTTTTTATCCTGGTTTACCCTGGAATAATGGGCGGTCCGTTCCGCGGAGTTGTTTCACAAGCCGTGATCATAATCCCACGGATAAAGACTTTCAAACTGCTAAGACCGCTGAACCATACCTGTTGGTTTAACGCATTTCCGGCGAAAGAATGCAGATATCGGGCAGATTGCGGTAGCGTTCTGCGTAATCCATGCCGTAGCCGACCACGAAGAAATCTTCGATGGTGAATCCCAGGTAGTCAGCCTGCACCGGCTGCACGCGGCGCGAAGGTTTATCGAGCAAGGCGGCAATGCGCAGCGAGCGCGGCTGGTGCGCCGAGATCAGTTTTTTTAGATAGTTCAGCGTCAGGCCGGTGTCGAGAATGTCTTCCACCAGAATTACATTCTTGCTCTGCAGGGATTCATCGATGTCCTTCGTCAGCCGCACCTCGCCGCTGCTTTTTGTTCCTTTGCCGTAGCTGGAGACGGCGAGAAAGTCGAAGCTGGCCTCCACGGTCAGTGAGCGCGCCAGATCGCTCAGAAAAATCGCGGCGCCTTTGAGCACGCCCAGCAACAGCACCGGCTCGTCGCGGAAGTCGCGGCTGATCTCCGCGCCCATGGTGGCTACGCGGTTGGCAATTTGTTCGTGGGAAAAAAGAAGCTGAAGTCCCGTGGCAAAGGGGGGTACGCTCATGGCAATAGATTATCAGTGAATCTCAAAACAGTCCTTAGTCCGACGGGATGAAGCTCTTAGCTCTTAGCTTTTAGCCAAGTAC of the Terriglobales bacterium genome contains:
- the lysA gene encoding diaminopimelate decarboxylase — encoded protein: MPEPSNLIARQPAFLYRKTSKTFELHCEHTPLAKIAARFGTPAYVYSAQTVRVRFAAMDRAFKGAPHTICYSVKANSNLSLLRLLYKMGSGFDVVSGGELERVLRVGKRAAQSTVFSGVGKTADEMDAALRAGILMFNLESESEMLLLAERARRARKKAPVAFRVNPDVVAETHPYISTGLHEHKFGVPIEEALYLYSLAAEQRWLEVRGISVHIGSQITSVQPFAATMGRVADLARELIGAGHAIRYIDAGGGLGIPYHHSQEDLAATAAAYAQSLLRPLHELKVHLLLEPGRSIVAPAGVLLTRVLYLKQNGEKRFAIVDAAMNDLLRPSLYKAHHDIVPVESREETVTAKIDVVGPICETGDFFARDREMPTLQEGDLLAILDAGAYGMSLASNYNSRPRPIELLVDGKKVKVVRKRESVKDLLALEG
- a CDS encoding GAF domain-containing protein; its protein translation is METFLVEVAEVVNTTLDLDTLLTRTAELTRRVIDYEVFSILLLNEKTQEMRMRFAIGHSQETKERTRIKVGEGVTGLAAQRREAVLVDDISKESRYIGVVKGQRSELAVPLIVKNRVVGVIDVEAREAGYFNEEHRRLLTLIASRIAAGIENARLYTRVSRQAQTLTVLNEISQELTSILNLDELLRRIAELLTRLIDYQMFSILLLDQTQTKLEHRFSVRYKENVPLKHDIPIGTGLVGYAAREKTAVLVSDVQKDERYIQLNPETRSELCVPLIYKGSVIGVLDLEHTRRGYFTDDHRKTISTLAAQVAIAIENARLYQQLAKEEQRIEQDLATARELQFGLLPSSCPVLKGVEFAARYVPAHAVGGDMYDFITYMGGRTGIATADVSGKGVRAALYAALVSGLLRSSAADEPDAAEMLTLLNSALIERRIEAQFVAMLYAIWDENDRTLQVANSGMPRPILCKKGVVEIVQATGLPLGFFEDAEYEEFLLPLAPGDVCVLLSDGIVDATNYAGETMGRPRVEKLVGENWERSAEDILEIIFQVVNQHADGVATFDDQTVLVIKAKEAAHSKKKTKAAKEA
- the deoC gene encoding deoxyribose-phosphate aldolase; this encodes MSSTLIANPLEKVNLSDWGEVARLIDHSLIRPNVTREQVVTLCQEALHFGFASVFVNPTHVAMVASALHSSPVKTGSTVGFPLGANLTSSKRAEAADLVRVGAQELDMVINIPAIKAKDRVLVENDIRAVAEVAHGAGALLKVILETCFLTVDEKILACELAVAAGADFVKTSTGLNGAGATIDDVALMRGVVGSRAGVKASGGIRTATAVAAMVKAGANRIGTSSGVEIMQQLGASL
- the hpt gene encoding hypoxanthine phosphoribosyltransferase, with the protein product MSVPPFATGLQLLFSHEQIANRVATMGAEISRDFRDEPVLLLGVLKGAAIFLSDLARSLTVEASFDFLAVSSYGKGTKSSGEVRLTKDIDESLQSKNVILVEDILDTGLTLNYLKKLISAHQPRSLRIAALLDKPSRRVQPVQADYLGFTIEDFFVVGYGMDYAERYRNLPDICILSPEMR